The following are encoded together in the Candidatus Cloacimonadaceae bacterium genome:
- the rimO gene encoding 30S ribosomal protein S12 methylthiotransferase RimO, whose translation MKSYYIESLGCAKNLVDSETFAYILERRGYQSWESAEGADIVMLNTCAFLQSALAELDDVLCQLAELKNQGLIGRLFVSGCVMNRALEDFQPLFPEVDAWIPLKDFARLEELINVREHNTLGRVRLEHGSHAYLRISDGCSNRCSYCTIPSIRGSLCSVPMEKLIDEAKALAEDKASPCTELIVIAQDTCSYGMDIYGKKMLPELLTELLKIDGIKWIRVMYMHPDHFETHWLKLWQEYPKLLPYFEIPVQHSEDRILKAMNRNRRGNELRELFAVIKKELPEAALRTTLISGFPGESKGEALALHKFVRETGFHHLGAFCYSPEPGTHAFDLPDQIVFTTAERRRMRLLTMHRAESQKLLESYIGSTVEVLIEDSDPDDKNLFVGRAWFQAMDIDGRTFVNGRKLRSGSIVKVEINDVIDLDLFGNVLPSK comes from the coding sequence ATGAAATCGTACTATATCGAGAGCCTCGGCTGCGCAAAAAACCTCGTGGATAGCGAAACATTTGCCTATATCTTGGAGCGGCGGGGCTATCAATCATGGGAATCTGCCGAAGGTGCGGACATCGTCATGTTAAACACCTGCGCCTTTCTGCAAAGCGCCTTGGCAGAGCTGGACGACGTTTTATGCCAATTAGCGGAGCTCAAAAACCAGGGATTGATCGGGCGTCTCTTTGTCTCCGGTTGCGTGATGAACCGCGCGCTTGAGGATTTCCAGCCCCTTTTTCCCGAAGTGGATGCCTGGATTCCACTAAAAGACTTTGCCCGCTTGGAAGAGCTGATCAACGTCCGAGAACATAACACATTGGGAAGAGTGCGGTTGGAACATGGCAGTCATGCCTACCTGCGGATCAGCGACGGCTGCTCAAACCGCTGTTCGTATTGCACGATTCCCTCGATCCGCGGCTCGCTGTGCAGCGTTCCGATGGAAAAGCTGATCGATGAAGCCAAAGCGTTAGCGGAAGACAAAGCTTCCCCATGCACCGAACTCATTGTCATTGCGCAGGATACTTGCAGCTATGGTATGGATATTTATGGTAAAAAGATGCTGCCTGAGCTGTTAACCGAACTCCTGAAGATCGACGGGATCAAGTGGATCAGGGTGATGTATATGCATCCCGATCACTTTGAAACCCATTGGCTCAAACTCTGGCAGGAATATCCCAAGCTGTTGCCCTACTTTGAGATACCTGTTCAACACAGCGAAGATAGAATCCTTAAAGCGATGAATCGGAATCGACGCGGAAATGAACTGCGCGAGCTCTTTGCTGTGATCAAGAAAGAGCTGCCGGAAGCGGCGTTGCGCACTACCCTGATCAGCGGCTTTCCCGGAGAAAGCAAAGGCGAGGCTCTTGCCCTGCATAAGTTTGTGCGCGAAACCGGCTTCCACCATCTGGGCGCTTTTTGCTATTCGCCCGAGCCTGGAACCCACGCTTTTGATCTGCCCGATCAGATTGTTTTCACCACTGCGGAGCGCCGTCGAATGAGGTTGTTGACCATGCATCGCGCAGAGTCTCAAAAGCTTCTGGAAAGTTATATCGGTAGCACTGTCGAAGTCTTGATCGAGGATAGCGATCCAGACGACAAGAACCTATTCGTCGGCAGAGCGTGGTTTCAGGCAATGGATATCGATGGCAGAACCTTTGTAAATGGGAGAAAACTGCGTTCCGGCAGCATTGTGAAAGTGGAGATCAACGACGTCATCGATCTCGATCTCTTTGGCAATGTGCTCCCATCCAAATGA
- the queC gene encoding 7-cyano-7-deazaguanine synthase QueC, which translates to MKSAIVLLSGGMDSLVTAAIAVSSCAEVNFLHVSYGQRTESKERECFELLCNHYHPKRAQVFDMHWLGEIGGSALTDQSIALELSGKGNGIPVSYVPFRNANLICAAVSWAEVIGADSIWLGAVEEDSSGYPDCREVFLDAMQRTIELGTTTEILIRIITPILHKSKAEIVKLGIELSAPFVYSWSCYQDNETACGICDSCRLRLKAFAAAGSCDPIPYRIWGI; encoded by the coding sequence ATGAAATCTGCAATCGTCCTGCTCAGCGGAGGAATGGACAGTCTTGTGACTGCCGCCATTGCCGTAAGCTCTTGTGCCGAAGTCAATTTCCTTCACGTCTCTTATGGTCAGCGAACTGAAAGCAAGGAACGCGAGTGTTTTGAACTGCTATGCAACCACTATCATCCCAAACGTGCTCAAGTATTTGACATGCATTGGCTTGGGGAGATCGGGGGCTCGGCTTTGACTGATCAGTCAATCGCTCTGGAGCTTTCGGGCAAAGGCAATGGCATCCCTGTTAGCTATGTTCCCTTTCGTAATGCCAATCTCATTTGCGCTGCGGTTTCCTGGGCGGAAGTGATTGGTGCTGATTCCATCTGGCTTGGTGCTGTGGAAGAAGACAGCTCCGGCTATCCTGATTGCCGCGAAGTATTTCTGGATGCCATGCAAAGGACGATCGAACTGGGCACCACCACCGAAATCCTCATCCGGATCATCACTCCAATCTTGCACAAAAGCAAGGCGGAGATCGTGAAACTGGGCATCGAACTGAGTGCTCCATTTGTCTATTCCTGGAGCTGCTATCAGGATAACGAAACAGCCTGCGGAATCTGCGACAGTTGCCGCCTGAGGCTCAAAGCCTTTGCAGCAGCGGGCTCCTGCGATCCGATCCCTTACCGCATCTGGGGGATATAA
- a CDS encoding glycosyltransferase family 4 protein, with the protein MRIGFIGPAPPFRGGISRFAVRLALELQSEGHQVRMFSFIRQYPALIFPGKSQTAQSSDGEGLEIENVLTPYDPRTWNRALSAIRDWQPDMVIVSYFLPFFAPAYTYLCKRLSNTKRVVLAHNIEFHERWMGANLMTKKLLRHCEKIMVLSQACHSDLKRIMPKEIANQGVLGFHPVYDSYPETQIGRQGYPDRDKTLLFFGLIKPYKGLDVLIKAMQQVHKRLPDLRLTVAGEVYGKAEVYAKLIRSLGLEDVVQTHFRYIPEDEVASFFRSASLCVLPYKSATQSGIIAMSYNFDLPVIVTDAGGLNEYVEEGETGLVVLANDPEALAAGIIRCYEENLCERMSKAVCGHKHRYSWKSLATLVLEP; encoded by the coding sequence ATGCGCATCGGATTCATCGGTCCCGCACCTCCCTTTAGAGGCGGCATCTCCAGATTTGCCGTGAGACTGGCTCTTGAACTGCAGAGCGAAGGGCATCAGGTTCGGATGTTCAGTTTTATCCGGCAATACCCCGCGCTCATCTTTCCGGGCAAAAGCCAGACCGCCCAAAGTTCTGATGGCGAAGGACTTGAGATAGAGAACGTCCTCACTCCTTACGATCCGCGCACCTGGAACAGAGCCCTATCCGCGATCCGGGACTGGCAGCCGGACATGGTCATCGTCTCCTACTTCCTGCCTTTCTTCGCTCCCGCATATACATATCTTTGTAAGCGCTTAAGCAATACAAAGCGCGTTGTCCTTGCTCATAATATCGAGTTTCACGAACGCTGGATGGGAGCAAATCTTATGACCAAGAAATTGCTCAGACACTGCGAAAAGATCATGGTGCTCTCTCAAGCCTGCCACAGTGACCTGAAACGCATCATGCCAAAGGAAATCGCGAATCAAGGCGTGCTCGGCTTCCATCCCGTCTATGATTCATATCCGGAAACTCAAATAGGTCGGCAAGGATATCCTGATAGAGACAAAACCCTGCTTTTCTTCGGTCTGATCAAACCCTACAAAGGATTGGATGTCCTGATCAAAGCCATGCAACAGGTGCACAAACGTCTGCCGGACTTGAGATTGACCGTCGCGGGAGAAGTCTATGGCAAAGCGGAGGTCTATGCCAAACTGATCCGCTCGCTGGGGCTTGAAGACGTCGTGCAGACGCATTTCAGATACATCCCAGAGGACGAAGTTGCCTCATTTTTCCGCTCCGCATCTTTATGTGTCCTACCCTATAAAAGCGCCACCCAGAGCGGGATCATCGCTATGTCCTACAATTTTGACCTGCCGGTGATTGTGACCGATGCCGGAGGTTTGAACGAATACGTGGAAGAGGGAGAAACCGGTCTCGTGGTGCTTGCAAACGATCCCGAAGCCCTCGCAGCGGGGATCATCCGCTGTTATGAAGAAAACCTGTGTGAGCGCATGAGCAAAGCCGTTTGCGGTCACAAACATAGATATTCCTGGAAAAGCCTGGCAACATTGGTTTTGGAGCCCTGA
- a CDS encoding DUF1015 family protein, producing the protein MAVFKPFKALRPIPEKAAAIASLPYDVMDSDEARIEVEKNPLSYLHVEKPEVDMPPGTDLYDPDVYAKAKENLDNYSNQGLMKQDVLPMYYIYRLQMNGRAQIGLVGLTSVDEYMDGIIKKHELTRADKEADRIKHVDACDAHASPVFFTYRHQDVIDTTVDKVMESSNPVYDFVSDDGIVHSLWLMDDPQDLETIQNAFAQMDFLYVADGHHRTASAAKVGLLRREQFPDYTGEEEFNFFMAVIFPDNHLRIFDYNRVVKDLNGNSKEDFLGKVAEKFHIEAVNPERICHPEKPHKFCMYLDKAWYCLTAKTGSWNEANLVDSLDVSILQNNLLEPILGIGDPRRDKRIDFVGGIRGLEELVRRVDSGREAVAFAMYPTSMDELIAIADAGEIMPPKSTWFEPKLRSGLFIHPLQ; encoded by the coding sequence ATGGCAGTTTTCAAACCCTTCAAAGCGTTGCGACCTATCCCGGAAAAAGCCGCGGCGATCGCATCCCTTCCATACGATGTGATGGATTCGGATGAAGCCCGGATCGAAGTGGAAAAGAACCCGCTTTCGTATCTGCACGTGGAAAAACCTGAGGTGGATATGCCTCCGGGAACCGATCTCTATGATCCCGACGTCTATGCCAAGGCAAAGGAAAATCTGGACAATTACAGCAATCAAGGATTGATGAAACAGGACGTCCTACCGATGTACTACATCTATCGCCTACAGATGAATGGACGAGCTCAAATCGGACTTGTCGGGTTGACTTCCGTGGACGAATACATGGACGGCATCATCAAAAAACATGAGCTCACCCGCGCCGATAAAGAAGCCGACCGCATCAAACACGTCGATGCTTGCGATGCTCATGCCTCGCCGGTCTTTTTCACCTATCGCCATCAGGATGTCATTGATACCACCGTGGATAAGGTGATGGAATCATCAAATCCGGTCTATGATTTCGTTTCGGATGATGGCATCGTTCATTCCCTCTGGCTGATGGACGATCCGCAAGATCTCGAGACCATCCAAAACGCCTTCGCGCAGATGGACTTTCTTTATGTGGCGGATGGACATCACCGAACTGCCAGCGCCGCCAAGGTGGGTCTTTTGCGTCGGGAACAATTCCCGGACTACACCGGGGAGGAGGAATTCAATTTTTTCATGGCGGTGATCTTTCCGGATAACCACCTCAGGATATTTGATTACAACCGCGTCGTGAAAGACCTGAACGGCAATAGCAAAGAAGATTTCCTCGGCAAAGTGGCAGAGAAATTCCATATTGAAGCGGTCAATCCCGAAAGAATATGTCATCCGGAAAAGCCGCATAAATTCTGTATGTATCTGGACAAAGCATGGTATTGTCTCACCGCTAAAACGGGCTCCTGGAATGAAGCAAATTTGGTGGATTCGCTGGATGTTTCCATCCTGCAAAACAACCTCTTGGAGCCGATCCTCGGCATCGGTGATCCCCGCAGGGACAAACGCATCGACTTCGTTGGCGGTATCCGCGGTCTTGAAGAATTGGTGCGCAGGGTGGATAGCGGTCGCGAAGCGGTTGCCTTTGCCATGTATCCCACTTCCATGGATGAGCTGATCGCCATTGCCGATGCCGGTGAGATCATGCCGCCAAAATCCACTTGGTTTGAGCCGAAGCTTCGCTCCGGACTCTTCATCCATCCGCTGCAATGA
- a CDS encoding asparaginase — MSKKNILIILTGGTISMKISGTLGVIPTTQFAGFLAQFPQLNNVANIRVIDYLNVPSPYMTPKMMLELAKMIDLKIIDYDGVVITHGTDTLEETAFLCDLVLTTRKPVVFTAAMRSGSDLGLDGPRNIIGAVRVVCHHDSMDKGVLVVMNDEIHTARDVTKSDTGKVDSFVSPGYGPLGNVDPDMIVYHRTSLYRESVWTDEIDTNIDLIKAVAGMDARHIRCSIEHGAKAIVIEAFGRGNLPKDILVELETAIANNVLIVVCSRTSTGRVLPEYGYEGGGMDLQSRGAILAGDLKGVKVRLKLMALFGKYEDADSVRRFFLQNTD, encoded by the coding sequence TTGAGCAAGAAGAATATACTGATCATCCTCACCGGCGGAACGATCTCGATGAAGATTTCCGGCACCCTGGGAGTGATTCCCACCACCCAATTCGCCGGCTTTTTAGCCCAATTTCCCCAGCTCAACAACGTGGCAAACATCCGGGTGATAGACTATCTAAACGTTCCCAGCCCCTATATGACACCCAAAATGATGCTGGAGCTGGCAAAGATGATTGATCTGAAAATCATCGATTATGACGGCGTAGTGATCACCCACGGGACGGACACGCTTGAGGAAACGGCATTTTTATGCGATCTGGTTTTGACGACCCGCAAACCGGTGGTTTTCACTGCGGCAATGCGAAGCGGCAGTGATCTTGGGCTTGACGGACCGCGCAATATCATTGGAGCCGTGAGAGTCGTTTGCCATCACGATTCGATGGACAAAGGCGTGTTAGTGGTGATGAACGATGAGATCCACACCGCTCGGGATGTGACAAAGTCCGACACCGGCAAGGTCGATTCCTTCGTCTCTCCTGGTTATGGACCGCTTGGAAACGTCGATCCGGACATGATCGTATATCACCGCACCTCCCTTTATCGGGAAAGCGTTTGGACAGACGAGATTGATACCAACATTGACCTGATCAAAGCTGTTGCGGGAATGGACGCACGCCATATCCGATGCTCCATCGAACATGGAGCCAAAGCTATTGTCATTGAAGCATTTGGCAGAGGAAATCTGCCTAAGGATATCCTCGTCGAGCTCGAAACCGCCATTGCCAATAATGTCCTCATTGTCGTCTGCTCCCGCACTTCGACCGGGCGCGTGCTTCCCGAATATGGTTATGAGGGCGGAGGCATGGATCTGCAAAGCCGGGGCGCCATCCTCGCCGGAGATCTCAAAGGAGTCAAAGTCCGGCTCAAACTGATGGCTCTCTTTGGCAAATATGAGGACGCGGACAGCGTGCGCCGGTTCTTCCTTCAAAACACGGATTGA
- the trpS gene encoding tryptophan--tRNA ligase — protein MKKVSLTGIKPTGIPHIGNYLGAIKPALKLSETCQARYFIADYHALNSCKNPDEIRQMTIEIAAAWLASGLNPDTVLFYKQSLVPETFELLTMLLAFTPKGLMNRAHAYKAILQSNSESGRDPDDGVNMGLFSYPVLMAADILLFDTDFVPVGNDQFQHVEMAVDIAQTFNFTYGCECFRLPQALATEHSKTLVGLDGRKMSKSYNNTIPMFSPEKELRKLVMRIVTNSQGVEDPKDPETCSIFSIYRNFATTDQIETLRRRYLAGGMGWGHAKQELFDIMNEHLKPLRDRYLDLMNNKDYILQTLIKGSNQARELASAKIIFLRSVIGMD, from the coding sequence ATGAAAAAAGTATCGCTCACAGGGATCAAACCCACCGGCATTCCGCACATCGGAAACTATCTGGGCGCCATCAAACCGGCGCTGAAACTCTCAGAGACCTGTCAGGCACGTTATTTTATCGCGGATTACCACGCGCTCAATTCTTGCAAGAACCCCGATGAAATCCGTCAAATGACTATCGAGATTGCCGCCGCCTGGCTTGCAAGCGGGCTCAATCCCGATACGGTTCTGTTTTACAAGCAATCGCTGGTACCGGAGACCTTTGAGCTGCTCACCATGCTGCTCGCTTTCACTCCCAAGGGTCTGATGAACCGCGCCCACGCCTATAAGGCAATACTGCAATCAAATAGCGAATCAGGACGCGATCCCGATGACGGAGTCAACATGGGTTTGTTTTCCTATCCGGTGTTGATGGCGGCGGACATCCTGCTCTTTGACACGGACTTTGTTCCGGTGGGCAATGACCAGTTTCAACACGTTGAAATGGCTGTGGATATCGCCCAAACTTTCAATTTCACCTATGGCTGCGAGTGTTTTCGTCTGCCTCAGGCACTGGCGACCGAACACAGCAAAACGCTCGTGGGTCTGGACGGCAGAAAGATGTCCAAAAGCTACAACAACACCATCCCTATGTTCTCTCCCGAGAAGGAATTGCGCAAGCTGGTGATGCGGATTGTCACCAATTCCCAGGGTGTCGAAGATCCCAAGGATCCTGAAACCTGCAGCATCTTTTCCATCTACCGCAATTTTGCGACTACTGATCAGATCGAAACTCTGCGCAGACGCTATCTTGCCGGCGGCATGGGTTGGGGACATGCCAAACAAGAACTTTTCGATATAATGAACGAACATCTCAAACCCCTGCGCGATAGGTATTTGGACTTGATGAACAACAAGGATTACATCCTGCAAACCTTGATCAAAGGATCAAACCAAGCCCGCGAACTGGCATCCGCCAAGATCATATTTCTACGCAGTGTCATCGGCATGGATTGA